Within Oscillatoria salina IIICB1, the genomic segment CAGACAGGGCAGCAACACCTTATTTCCCATTGCTAATACAGTCTTTTGAAGATTGAGGCAGGATGTCGAAGATGAGATGAATTCGCCAGTCGTCGGACTCGTTATACGCTTCGTGGGGGGCTTTGTTGTCAAACCACCAGCATTCGCCGGGCTGCATACGCACCCATTCGTCCCCCGCGCCCAAGAGGCTGCCCGCTGTACTCTGTAAAACCAGGTGATAGCGATCGCGAATCCGATAGTACTCCCCTTTGTCAATGTGGCGATAAACGCGGCCCTTCGGAGCTAATCGCACAATCGTAGCCCGCCCTAGCTCGCCGCCAATCTTGCGAGCAAAGCTTTCCAGCCACTCCATCGTTCTGGGGAAATGCTGGGCCAGTTGGGTGCGGCGGCTGGGGTGAACATCGTTGCCACTCACGCCGGGGGGGAAGGGTTTGACAGCGCTGCGGAGATAAATCGTGTGGGTTTCGCGCTGAACTTTTACCTTGGTTTGTCGGCTGGTGTCGTGGAGCCACAAATCGCTATGGGCGGCAATTTCGTCCACCAAGGGCTGAATGTTGACTTCTGTATCCAGCAAGCGAAAGTGCTGTAACGAGTCAACTTCAGAGGCAGTCGCAATTGGCAGCGGGACAGAAAAGGTCTCGGTAGACGGAGTGGTTACCGGGGGGTGTCCCTGCCAAAACTCGGGCAGAGCGGTCAGCTTCAGCAAGGCCATGAGGCAGTGCTGCACGTTGTCTACTCGGATGACGTTGTTATAGACCGTGGTGCGGATGGCTCCATAAACGGGCGATCGTTGGGACACATAATACATCTCTGCCGCTTCGTAAAACTGGAGTTGCCGGACACTGCGTAACCCGCGCCAGATCGCCGACTGGTAACACTGGGCGCGATCGCGATCGTCGGTTTGTACAGCAAGCTGATAGGCATCAACCAGTCCTTCCAGATAGACCCCGGTTGAGGAGGCATGGGGAGGGCCATATTTAGGACGATCGGGATTGTAGAAACGCCCTCGCAGATCGTCATAGCGGGCACTGTCCCACTGCTGCATGGCCAGCAGCCAATCATTCATTTCAAAAATCAGGTCGAGCAAGTCGCGATCGCCTGTCGCTTGATACAGCAGTGCATAGGCTTGGGTGTGCCAGGGCACAAACGCCGGATTACGCTGTTGCTGATGCCAGGTGCGGTAATAGGCGATGCTTAGACGACAGCGTTCGAGCAGTTGAGGATCTGGTGTGCGCTTATACATAGCCGCCCAGAAAAGTAGGGCTTCACCGGGATAGAAGTTTTGGTTGTCGTTGCGATCGCTCGGCTGCAAAAAGGTACGGAAGGAACCATCCGGTTGCCAAAGATGTTCGACAGTGCGGCAGAGTCCGGCAAATTGTGAGGCAAAAGGGGAATGGTTGAGGCTGACTTCAGTTAGGTCAGCATGTTCCAAAATGGTCAGAGCGGCGAGGGCGATCGCCCCCAGTTTCACTTTGCCGTTGTACGCTACAAAGCCCAGTTCACCCTCGGTGCGGTAGAACTGCGCCAGATTGTAAGTCAGATTATGGGTGGCTAGAACCTGTCGATCCGAACGTCCGGTCTGTCGGGCGTAGCGCACC encodes:
- a CDS encoding aspartyl/asparaginyl beta-hydroxylase domain-containing protein, producing MTILTLDDNLLTQYLQAALHSNAADLPPIACLGPTYVAQRRGGQYQQAQWCYGLDLGATLSAVVEAIAPSASRPAPDTLEVCFTHRYRRVTAQQFQQVFANVHRGIRGIELQYRDRMVRYAPTTLVARNLTFQKVLANFLQDLNLTERTFFKQGVVQAFDARQVVMTLHPIVKAETLHRGSCLVPLAALSGDVLQQMTTLMGEWLLRQVQADGRLTYKYFPSRGTESGSNNLIRQFMATLAMVRYARQTGRSDRQVLATHNLTYNLAQFYRTEGELGFVAYNGKVKLGAIALAALTILEHADLTEVSLNHSPFASQFAGLCRTVEHLWQPDGSFRTFLQPSDRNDNQNFYPGEALLFWAAMYKRTPDPQLLERCRLSIAYYRTWHQQQRNPAFVPWHTQAYALLYQATGDRDLLDLIFEMNDWLLAMQQWDSARYDDLRGRFYNPDRPKYGPPHASSTGVYLEGLVDAYQLAVQTDDRDRAQCYQSAIWRGLRSVRQLQFYEAAEMYYVSQRSPVYGAIRTTVYNNVIRVDNVQHCLMALLKLTALPEFWQGHPPVTTPSTETFSVPLPIATASEVDSLQHFRLLDTEVNIQPLVDEIAAHSDLWLHDTSRQTKVKVQRETHTIYLRSAVKPFPPGVSGNDVHPSRRTQLAQHFPRTMEWLESFARKIGGELGRATIVRLAPKGRVYRHIDKGEYYRIRDRYHLVLQSTAGSLLGAGDEWVRMQPGECWWFDNKAPHEAYNESDDWRIHLIFDILPQSSKDCISNGK